CAGGTCGATGCCGACGGTATCATGCTTGTCCATCATGAACGCCAGCTTGAGCTTGGTACCGACGCCGTCGGTGGAGGCGACCAGTGTCGGTTTCTGATATTTGTCGGCATGCAGGGAAAACAGGCCGCCAAAACCGCCGATATCGGTCAGCACCTCGGGACGCGAGGTAGCTTTCACCAGGGGTTTGATCAGCTGGACGAAACGGTTGCCGGCATCGATATCGACGCCGGCGTCTTTATAGGTCATTTTCTTGGGGTCGCTCAAAGGAACCTCTCTTCTTCTCTATGGCAAAAAGTGTGACGCCCATTTGTAAAACAACCTTTTTAGGTTGTCAACGCCAAAGTCCCATGTGGCGGGAAGGCTTGACTCTTTACAGACCCGCGCCGGTGCTTTATCATCTGCGAAATGTGTACGCTTTTGCCATCGGCGGACCCTGTGCGGCCGAACAGGCCGTTTTTCCCGACCGGGTGGCTTCCGTTCGGTCTGTTTTTGACGAAACCGCGTGAAAGTCTGAAAGGATGTCGTGTGCCGGGCCCAGCATCGGAGACCTATTCCATCCGTTCCATGGCGGTGGACGATCTTGCGGCGGTGGTCGAGCTTGAACGGCGCTGCCATGTCAATCCGTGGTCCGCGCGGCTTTTCGAAGAAGAACTTTGCAGGCCCCACGCTTTTATCGACCTGTTGTGCATGGCCGGGCGGATCGTCGGTTATGCCTGCTGCTGGCATGTTTGCGATGAACTGCATATTCTCAACATTGCCGTAGATCCCGCATGCCGCCGCCGCGGCCTGGGTGGAATGCTGCTTGAATACACGGTTCGCCGCGCTTGCCAGAAGGGGTGCGAGCGCGCCTTTCTCGAAGTGCGGGCCGGCAATCACGGGGCCATTCACATGTATCGGACCCGCGGTTTCGAAACTATCGGGCGGCGGGCGAATTATTACGCCGATGGCGAAGACGCCATACTCATGGAACGGAAGATGCGCGGCGATTGAGAGGTTGGAGGCGAGGGCTTCCGCGCAGGCCGCACAATAAAGACAAATATAGCCAATTTTTCCAACGACGGAACGGTTTTATGCAAAATTTTCATACATCCATCATTTCCAACCTGGAGTTGTCGCCGGGTTATTTTCGCATGCGGATTCTGGCTCCCGGTTTTGTGGCGACCGCCAAACCGGGCCAGTTCGTCATGGTTCGTATCGGTAACGGTCTGGAGCCGCTGTTGCGGCGGCCTTTCGGCATTTTCCGCACCGGTTTTTTGCCGGCTGATTGCCAGGGCCTGCCGGACAAGGAATATGTGGAGATCCTCTACAAGGTGGTCGGCAGCGGTACGGCACTGCTTCGGGACCTGCATCGGGGCGACAGGGTCGAACTGCTGGGGCCGCTGGGCAACGGTTTTGATATGCAGCCAGCCGCCGAACAGATCCTGGTCGGCGGCGGCATCGGCCTGGTGCCCCTGTACATGCTGGCGCGGCAACTGGTCAAAACCGGCCGGGTGCGGCTGCTCATGGGGGGGCGTTGCCGGGACGACATTCTCGCCGTGACCGAATTTGAACGGCTGGGCGTGGCGACCTATGTATCGACAGATGACGGTTCGCTGGGCGAGGAAGGCCTGGTGACCGACGTGCTGCGGCGCAAACTCGAAAAATTTCCCGGCGCCGCGATTTATGCCTGCGGTCCGATGCCGATGCTGCGCGCCGTGCACGATCTGTGCAGCGCGCATCGAGCTCCGCTGCAGGTTTCGCTGGAGGCGTTCATGGCCTGCGGCGTCGGAGCCTGCCTCGGGTGCGTGGTCAAGGGGGCCGGACATAGCGAGGCCGATCCCCATTATCTGTGTACCTGCAAGGAAGGTCCGGTATTCCGTTCCGAGCAACTTGAATGGGACAAGCTCGAAGCGGGGCATGAGGATTGCGGCTGCGAGGAGGAACGGGCATGAACGAAAACGCTCCCGTATGCGGCAGGAAGCCCGGTCTGGCAGTGGAAATTGCCGGCCTGCGGCTTAAAAACCCCGTCATGCCCGCTTCCGGAACCTTCGGCTATGGTCAGGAATACGCGCCGTTTTTCGACCTTGATGAACTTGGCGCTATCGTGACCAAGGGGCTTTCCCTGCATCCCAAGGCCGGCAATCCCACGCCGCGCATCGCTGAAACGACCAGCGGCATGCTGAACGCCATCGGCTTGCAGAATGTCGGCGTTGATGTTTTCATTAGGGAAAAAATGCCGTTTCTGCGGCAGTTTCGCACACCGGTGATCGTCAATTTCTTTGGTAACAGCCTGGAAGAATACGGGGAAATGGCCCGGCGCCTGTCGGACTTGCCCGAAGTCGCCGCGGCGGAACTCAACATCTCCTGCCCCAATGTCAAAAAAGGCGGTATCGTGTTCGGTACCGATCCGCTGGCTGCCGCGGAGGTCGTGTCGCTGGTCCGCCGCCATATGGACAAGCCCCTGATCGTCAAGTTGACGCCGAATGTCACCGATATCACGATCATGGCGCGGGCGGTCGAAGAGGCCGGTGCGGATGCCATCTGCTGCATCAATACCCTGACCGGCATGGCGGTCGATGTCCGCCGTCGATCACCGCGGCTGGCCAACCTGACCGGTGGGCTGTCCGGGCCGGCCATTCGTCCGGTGGCGGTGCGCATGGTTTATCAGGTGGTACAGTCGGTGAAGGTGCCGGTCATTGGCGTCGGCGGCATCACCTGCGCCGAGGATGCGCTCGAGTTCCTGATTGTCGGAGCTCGCGCCGTTCAGGTAGGGACAGCCAATTTTGTCGATCCCCGGGCAATGCCCGGAATTGTCGCGGGACTGGAGGACTATTGCCGCACCCAGGGGTGGACGATATCAACGAGGTTATCGGTTCTCTGCGCGTATCCTGACAATGGCGCGCACAGGTGCCGGTTGTTTGCGGTTGTCCAAAGGGCCCGCGGGTCTGTCCCGATCGTTTTTTCATAGCAACCGGTGATCCTGTATGGACGTCATAACCACGCATATCAACGCTGATTTCGATTGCCTGGGCGGCATGATTGCCGCCCGGCGCCTCTATCCCGATGCTGCGATGGTGTTCGCCGGAGCGCAGGAGCGCGGTCTGCGCGAGTTTTTCATGCAGAGCGCCTTTTATGCCTACGAGTTCAAGCGCATCCGGGATATCGATCTGGATGCCATCACGCGGCTGATTCTGGTCGATGTCTGTCAGGCCGAGCGCATCGGGCCTTTTGGCGAAGTGGCCACCCGTCCAGGTGTCGAAGTTCATATTTACGATCATCATCCCAACAAACCTCACGCCCTGCATGGCAGTGTCGAAGTGATTCGTCCGGTCGGTTCGACGGTGACGGTTCTGACCCATCTGTTCATGGAGCGCGGCATCCATCCCACCCCCGATGAAGCCACCATGATGCTGCTCGGCCTGTACGAGGATACCAGCAAGCTGCTTTCTCACGCCACCTCCGCCGCCGATTACCAGGCCGCCGCCTATCTGGTCGAACACGGCGGCAACCTCAACACGGTGTCCGATTTTCTGGTTCAGGAGTTGACGTCGGACCAGGTGTCCCTGCTGCACGAATTGCTGCAATCTCTGACCGCCATCAACGTCAACAGTGTGGATATCCATATCGCCCACGCTTCCATCGATAATTTTGTCGGCGACCTGGCGATACTGGCGCACAAAATCAAGGATATGAAGACCCTGGATGCGCTGTTCGTGGCGGTGCGCATGGGGGACCGCATCTTCATGGTTGGCCGTTCGCGTATTCCCGAAGTGCCGGCCGGGGATATTCTCGAGGAGTTTGGCGGCGGCGGACACGGATTTGCCGCTTCGGCCACGGTCCGGGACATGACGCTGGTGCAGGTCCTGGAAAAACTGCCGGCCGTGCTGAGGCGCCATGTCAATCCGCACTGGGAAGCGCGTCATATCATGTTTTCGCCGGTGAAAACCGTGCAGGTCGCGGATACCATCGCCCAGGTGCGGGAGATTCTGACCCGCTACAACATCAATGCCCTGCCGGTTCTCGACGGAGAACGGGTTGTCGGCATCATTACCCGACAGGTCGCCGAAAAGGCTGCGCACCACCTGCTGGAGAGTGTGCCGGTCGCCGAGTACATGAACAGCGATTTTGCTTCGGTCAGGCCGGAAATCTCTCTGCGGGAGCTGCAGGACCTGATCGTCGGGCGGCATCAGCGTTTTGTGCCGGTGGTGGAAAACGGCCAGCTGATCGGCGCCCTGACGCGTACCGACCTGTTGCACCATATGGTTTCGGGAGCGGTGGCGCGCCGGCGCCAGGGGATCGGCGAGCCTGGCAACGGTCTGACGCTGAAAAGACGCGTGGTGGCGCATCTGCTGCGCAACCAATTGCGCGAACCGCTGCAGAAACTCCTGTTCCATATCGGCGAGGTTGGTGATTTTCTGGGACAAAACGTGTTCGTTGTCGGCGGCTTTGTGCGGGACCTTCTGCTGCGCCAGGAGAATTTCGATATCGATGTGGTCGTCGAAGGGGACGGCATCGGCTTTGCCGAAGAGTTTGGGCGACGGCATGGCTGCCGGGTGCGGGCACACCGGAAATTCGCCACCGCCGTGCTGGTTTTTCCCGACGGGTTCAAGATCGATGTCGCTTCGGCTCGCACCGAATACTACCTGGAGCCGGGCGCCTTGCCGACGGTGGAAACCGCCTCCATCAAACTCGACCTTTACCGGCGGGATTTTACCATCAATACCCTTGCCATCGCCATGAATCGCGCCCATTTCGGGGAACTGCTCGATTATTTCGGCGGTCAGAGCGATCTGCGGGAAAAAGCCATCCGGGTACTGCACAACCTCAGCTTTGTCGAAGATCCGACACGCATGTTCCGCGCCATCCGTTTCGAACAGCGGCTGGCGTTTCAGCTCGGCAGGCATACCGAGCATCTGCTCAAAAGTGCGGTGCGCATGGGATTCCTGGAAAAAGTCAGCGGCCCGCGGGTGTTCAATGAGATGCTGCTCATCCTTCGAGAGCCGGATCCTCTGCCGGCCATCGCCCGCCTTGACGAGTTGGGGCTGCTGGCCTATATCCATCCCCGCATGTCCTGCCGGTCGGAGATCAACAGGCTGCTGGCTGCCGCGAAACGGACCGTGGACTGGTATGAGCTGCTCTATACCGGTGAGGGTTGCCAGCGCTGGCAGGTTTTTTTCCTGTGCCTGTTTTCCGGGCTTGACGAGTCGGAAGTGAATCAGGTGCTGCGGCATCTCGGCATGCCGCCACGCTACGCGGAGTTTTTCGGTCCCGAACGGGAGACGGTGCACCGGATTGTGCATCAGCTTGAATGGCGCTGCTCCCAACGTCGGAACTTGTCCAATAGCGAAGTTTACCGGATGCTGCGGGAGCTTCCTATCGAAGCCCTGCTCTACGGCATGGCGCGGACCGAACATGAAGAAGCACGACGCCTGATGTCACACTTTGTCACCCATCTGCGCTCGGTGGTCAGCCTGATAGGGGGGCGGGATCTTCAATCCATGGGACTGAAGCCCGGTCCGTGCTACGGGGAGATTCTCAACAAGCTGGTTGCGGCCCGTCTGGATGGCCTGGTGTCCACGCGCGAGGACGAATTGCGGTTGGTGCGGAGGCTGCTTGCCGGCTAATTTGTTGACCCATCCCGGGCCTTTTGCTAAAAGACACCGAAGCGGGTTATTGTTCGGTGCGGAGAATTGATGGAGATAATTTTTCAGAAATTGTCAATCATACTGGTGCCTGGCCTGCTGGCTATTACGCTGCACGAGGTCGCCCATGGCTGGGTGGCCGACCGGTTGGGCGATCCGACCGCCCGCCTGCTTGGCCGGTTGACCCTCAACCCCTTCAAACATCTTGATCCTGTCGGCACCTTGCTGCTGTTTTTCATTGGCTTCGGATGGGCACGCCCGGTGCCGGTCAATCCGGGCAATCTGCCAAATCCTCGACGCAACATGCTTTGGGTTGCGCTAGGCGGTCCGACCGCCAATCTGGGGTTGGCCCTGTTTTCCGCACTGTTGCTCAGGGGGCTGGGACGCATGCCGACAAACGGGACCGGCATGTCGGCGCTGGCCATGCTGCTGGAGCCGCTCACCCTGATGGTGGCTTTCAGCGTGTATATCAATCTGGTGCTGATGATCATCAACCTCGTTCCGGTGCCACCGCTGGATGGCGGGCGCGTTCTGGCCGGGCTGTTGCCCGAACGGGCTGCCGCGGCCATGGCACGGCTCGAACCGTTCGGTTTTTTCGTGGTGATCATTCTGTTCTTTTTTTCACCTTTGGCGGAACGCGTGCTGTGGCCGTCGGTCGGTTTTCTGACGGCGCTGCTGACCGGGCCTCAACTGGTGCTGGTGCAGAAGGTTTTTGCCATTTTGTTCAGGTCCTAGCCTATGCCGTATGAAATCGAACTCGAGATGTTCAAGGGGCCGCTTGATCTTTTGCTGCATCTGATCAAGAAGCACGAAATGGATATTTACGATATCCCCATTGCCGAAATAACCTCCCAGTATCTGCAGGCGCTTGACGCCATGCGGGCTCTCAATCTTGATGTGGCGGGCGAGTTTCTGGTCATGGCGTCGACGCTGGTGCATATCAAGTCCCGCATGTTGCTGCCTCTGGCGCCTGATCCGGAGCCCGACGAAGAGGACATCGATCCCCGTGCCGAACTTGTCAGCAGGCTTCTGGAATATCAGCGCTACAAGGATGCCGCTGCCGTTCTCGATGCCAGTCCGATGCTGGGCAGGGATGTGTTCGGCCGCGCCTGCGTCGTGCCGTCCGAACTGCAGGCCGGCGATGCGGAACTGCAACCCGTCGGCGTCTTTGAACTGGCGGAGGCTTTACAACGGCTGCTGCAGGATGTTTCGCCGGAACCGGTTCATCAAGTGGTGCGGGAACGATTGTCGGTCGCCGAGCGGGTTGCCATGGTGCTTGAGGCTTTGAAGGATTGTCAAAGTCTGGCGTTTGAAACCCTGTTGCCCGGTCCACTCACCCGGGAAGAACTGGTGGTAACCTTTCTGGCCGTGCTCGAATTGGTGAAACTGCGCCTGGTGCGCATTATGCAGAACTGCCGTTGCGGCGCCATCTGGCTGTTTCCCGGTGTGGTTGACGGTCAAAGGGAGTTGCCGTTGCAGGACGAATCCTTTGGATACTGCTGACCTCAGAGCTGTTCTGGAAGCCTTGCTTTTCACGGCGCCGGGCCCGGTTCGCATCGAGCAGCTCGCGCTGGCGATCGAGGTCGAGCCCCGCATGGTAGCCAAAGCGCTGGATGAACTGCGGGAAGAATACCGCCGCGCCCGAAGAGGGTTTGTGCTGGCGGAGCTGGCCGATGGGTATCAACTGCGCAGCCGTCCCGAGCATGCCGAATATATCCGCCGCCTGCAGGTCAGCCGCCCGGCGCGTATTTCCCGCGCCGCGCTGGAGACGCTTGCCATCATTGCCTACCGGCAACCCGCGACCCGGGCCGATATCGAGTACCTGCGCGGTGTCGACTCCGGAGGCGTGATCAAGAGCCTGCTGGACAAACGCCTGGTACGAATCGCGGGCAAAAAGGATATGCCCGGGCGTCCCCTGCTGTATGGCACCAGCCGGGAATTTCTGGAGTTTTTCGGTTTGCGCTCGCTGGAGGATCTGCCCAGCCTGAAGGAGTTCACCGAGCTGACCGCTGAAAGCGAAACCCTGCTGCTCGACTTCGAGGCCGAGTCATCGGAACCCCAGACAGAACCGTGACGTAAAACGTCGGGTTGGCGGAGAACGGATAAAAAACATTCATGATGAAACAGCGATTGCAAAAACTGATTGCCGTTGCCGGTCTGGCCTCGCGCCGCAAGGCCGAAGAATGGATTGCCGCGGGGCGCGTAACCGTCAACGGCACGGTTGCCAAAATCGGTGAGCAGGCCGATCCGGACAGGGACCGCATCCTGGTTGACGGGCGCCCGCTGCCACGGCCCGAGGCGCCGGTCTGCCTGTTGTTGTATAAGCCGATCGGGTACGTTACGAGCCGGCGTGATCCCAAGGGGCGCCCGGTGGTCACCGACCTGCTGGGAAAAATCAACGCTCGCCTGTACCCTGTAGGCCGCCTGGACCTCAATACCGAAGGTTTGTTGCTGCTGACCAATGACGGAGACCTGGCCTGGCGGCTCAGCCATCCGCGCCACGAGGTGGGTAAAACCTATCTGGTGCGAATGCAGGGGAGTCTGTCCGACGAATCGCGCCGAAAACTGGAGGCGGGGGTCTTGCTTGAAGATGGCCCGACCGCTCCCGCGCAGGTGTCGAATGTTCGCAAGGCGGGCAGTCACACCTGGCTGGAGTTGACGATTCACGAGGGGCGCAACCGTCAGGTCCGGCGCATGTGCGAGGCTGTCGGCTGCCCGGTGAGCCGGCTGAAGCGCATCCGCTATGCGTTTCTCGACCTTGGGACGTTGCGTCCCGGACAGTGCCGGCAATTGAGCCCTGCCGAGGTGGCGCGTCTGAAGGCCTTGTAAAAGGGCTCATGCCGCAACCGGTGCATGACCTCGACGCTTGTTTTGCCGGCCACTTTGCCGGCCACTGTTTAATCTTGAAAAACAAGCATTTTTCCATAGTTTTCCGATTTCCTGTGGTGCTTGACAGGTCGGATGAAACTGGTTTAAATTGACCCTCTGTCAATTAACCTTCATACAACGGGTGGATGGCTTTGTCCAAAAAGGATAAGCTGCTTCAGGCAGCGCAAAAAAACATTCAAAAAGGGCAGTGGCTCAAGGCTGCCAGGGATTTCCAGAAGGTGTTGGAAACCGATCCCAAGGATGTCCGCACCCGCCAGCGGCTCGCTGAATTGCTCGGTCGCGCAGGCTGCCGGGATGAATCCCTGGAGGCCTACGAAACCGTCGCCAAATCCTATGCGGATAATGGCTTTTATCTCAAGGCCATTGCCGTTTACAAGCAGATGCAGAAGATCGATCCCTCCCTGGCGAAGGTCTATCGTCGGCTTGGCGAGTTGAATGAAAAACAGGGCCTGATCGGAAATGCCCTGGGGGAGTATCGGCAGCTGGCCGAACTGTTCGAATCCTCCGACAAGGGCGAAGAGCTGATCGAAGTTCTGGAAAAGATGAAGGAGCTCGATCCGGAAAACAGTGCCTTGCGGTTGCGGATCTGTCAGGCTTGCTTCCAGTACGGTTCTCAGGACAAGGCCCGGGGCGAACTGCAGGAAGCACTGGCTTTGCTTGATAAGCTCGGGAATGCCGCGGCAGCTCTCCGGTTCAAGGATCTGGTGCGGTCCTGTCTGCCCGATGATATGCCGCTGGCCATCGAGATGGGTCAGGTGCTTCTGACCTGTGGCCAGCCGGAAGAAACGCTGGCGTTGCTGGACCGAAACACCGAGGGGCACCCGCAGCACAAAGCGGTATTGGCGTTGCGGGCCCGGGCTTATCGCGCGCTGGAGGATTATGCCGCTGAACGCCAGATTTACGAGGGGTTGCTGACAGAGGAGGAGGCGAATCTCGATTACCGCGAAGGATTTGTCAGGGCCTGTCTGGCCACAGGCGACGACCGTCAGGCTCTCGATCGACTGGAGGAGTGGAAAGCGGGGTTTCTTGAAGGGGAACGCCTGGCCACCCTGAAGGCGTTCTACGAGCAATTGCAGGGCACCTGCGGCGAAGACGACCGGGTGCGACAGACCCTGCACGATATCTATGAAAATACCGGAGAGGGGTCCAAGCTGTTCGATCTGCTTTCCGGTGATCAGCTTCAGTCCGAGCCGTCAGACGCTGACGGCGCTGAGTCGGATGCCCCTGGCGAGTGGTTTGGCAGCGATCTGCTCGATTCCGGGGAAAGCCACGATTTTTTGGCCGACGGGGCAGTCGTGCCGGAGTCGGCGCAGCAGAATTCTTCCACGGACCAGGCTCCCGGGCAGGACACCTGGCCCACCGGGGACATGACCTCGTTGCCGGCGGATGCCGATGATAGCCTCGATCTTGACCTTGACGGGATGGCCGACAATGTTTCCGGAGCGGCTTCGCCCGATGGGGAGGAGGAAACCGGGATCGAACTCGCATTTGATCTCGAACTTGAACTGGACCTGCCGGCGGATGACGCTTCCGAAGAGGATTTGCCGGAGGCCAGTCTGGTAGAGGAGCTGCTTCCGGCATCCGGGCAAGAGCAAGACCTCCAGGATGGCCCGGAGCGCGACGGTTCGGAGTTTGATGTGGTGGGGGCCGAGGATAGTGGCCCCATCGAAGCTGCTGATGCCGATGCCAACCTGTTTGATGACAGCCAGGTCGAAACAGCCTCTTCCGGCGATGACGGGGAACTGGCCGATTTTCAGCGCGAACTGGGTGCCGTATTTGAAATGGATTCCTTCGATCTGGAGGATGATGACGAGCCGGACCTGACCAGCGATCTGGAGGAGGCCGAGTTTTATCTGCAGCAGGATTTTCTGGAGGATGCCCGGCAAAAATGCCAGGCCTTGCTTGAAACGCACCCGCACTGCAAGGAAGCGGACGAAATGTTGCGGCAAGTCGAGCAGCGGTTGGCCGAAAAGCCGTCCATGCCCGTTGCTGGCTCCGGCAGCTCGCAGGCAGGCGGCACATCCTCGGCTTCGCGAACGGTTCAGGAAAACAGGGAACACAGCAGACTGCAAGGGAACATCTCTGCTTTCAGAAAAGGGATCGAGGATGCTGTGGCGCAGGACGATTGCGAAACCCATTTCGATCTTGGCATCGCTTACAAGGAAATGGGGCTGTTCGACGAGGCCATGGAAGAATTCAAAAAGGCCATGGGGCATCCGCGCCGTTTCATCGATGCGCTGACACTCACAGGGGTCTGTCTGATCAGCAAGGAAGAGTTCGAGGCGGCTGCCGAACTATTCAAACAAGGCTTGCACCAGGAAGGGCTTGCCGAAAGCGATCGATTAAATCTCTATTTTGAACTCGGACAGCTTTATCTTGCCTGGGGCCGTCCGCTGGATGCTCTGGACAGTTTCCAGCAAGTGGCCGACACCGATATATCTTATCGCGAAGTCGGGGACCACATCTGCAGGCTGCGTGATGAGCTTGGGCTGGATGATGGCGGCGGGTCTGGCGGAGCTTCCGGCGGGTCCGGCAGCAGCAGGGTTTCCTATTTGTAGTTGTTCTCCGGGTCCGGCCGCGTTTGCGGGTTGCTTGCATTTTTGCCGGCAGCCGGGTGTTTTTGTCCGGAAATCCGGATAAACAGTGTCGACAGGCGGGACGATTGAGGGTGGGTGGATGAGTTATCTTGAGCATTTCGGGCTGGATCGGGAACCTTTTTCCAACGCGCCGGATGCACGGTTTTACTACAACAGCGAGCAGCATCGTCAGGCGATGTTGCGCTTGATGCATGTTGTGGATTCAAACAAGGGCCTGGCGGTGGTTATCGGGGGTGTGGGTACGGGGAAAACGACCCTGGCGCGACGCATGCTCGATTTTCTTGATGAAGAAAACTACGTGGCGTCACTGCTGGTCATGGTACATTCCGGAGTGACTCC
This portion of the Syntrophotalea acetylenica genome encodes:
- the rimI gene encoding ribosomal protein S18-alanine N-acetyltransferase, with protein sequence MPGPASETYSIRSMAVDDLAAVVELERRCHVNPWSARLFEEELCRPHAFIDLLCMAGRIVGYACCWHVCDELHILNIAVDPACRRRGLGGMLLEYTVRRACQKGCERAFLEVRAGNHGAIHMYRTRGFETIGRRANYYADGEDAILMERKMRGD
- a CDS encoding dihydroorotate dehydrogenase electron transfer subunit, which encodes MQNFHTSIISNLELSPGYFRMRILAPGFVATAKPGQFVMVRIGNGLEPLLRRPFGIFRTGFLPADCQGLPDKEYVEILYKVVGSGTALLRDLHRGDRVELLGPLGNGFDMQPAAEQILVGGGIGLVPLYMLARQLVKTGRVRLLMGGRCRDDILAVTEFERLGVATYVSTDDGSLGEEGLVTDVLRRKLEKFPGAAIYACGPMPMLRAVHDLCSAHRAPLQVSLEAFMACGVGACLGCVVKGAGHSEADPHYLCTCKEGPVFRSEQLEWDKLEAGHEDCGCEEERA
- a CDS encoding CBS domain-containing protein — its product is MDVITTHINADFDCLGGMIAARRLYPDAAMVFAGAQERGLREFFMQSAFYAYEFKRIRDIDLDAITRLILVDVCQAERIGPFGEVATRPGVEVHIYDHHPNKPHALHGSVEVIRPVGSTVTVLTHLFMERGIHPTPDEATMMLLGLYEDTSKLLSHATSAADYQAAAYLVEHGGNLNTVSDFLVQELTSDQVSLLHELLQSLTAINVNSVDIHIAHASIDNFVGDLAILAHKIKDMKTLDALFVAVRMGDRIFMVGRSRIPEVPAGDILEEFGGGGHGFAASATVRDMTLVQVLEKLPAVLRRHVNPHWEARHIMFSPVKTVQVADTIAQVREILTRYNINALPVLDGERVVGIITRQVAEKAAHHLLESVPVAEYMNSDFASVRPEISLRELQDLIVGRHQRFVPVVENGQLIGALTRTDLLHHMVSGAVARRRQGIGEPGNGLTLKRRVVAHLLRNQLREPLQKLLFHIGEVGDFLGQNVFVVGGFVRDLLLRQENFDIDVVVEGDGIGFAEEFGRRHGCRVRAHRKFATAVLVFPDGFKIDVASARTEYYLEPGALPTVETASIKLDLYRRDFTINTLAIAMNRAHFGELLDYFGGQSDLREKAIRVLHNLSFVEDPTRMFRAIRFEQRLAFQLGRHTEHLLKSAVRMGFLEKVSGPRVFNEMLLILREPDPLPAIARLDELGLLAYIHPRMSCRSEINRLLAAAKRTVDWYELLYTGEGCQRWQVFFLCLFSGLDESEVNQVLRHLGMPPRYAEFFGPERETVHRIVHQLEWRCSQRRNLSNSEVYRMLRELPIEALLYGMARTEHEEARRLMSHFVTHLRSVVSLIGGRDLQSMGLKPGPCYGEILNKLVAARLDGLVSTREDELRLVRRLLAG
- a CDS encoding site-2 protease family protein; translation: MEIIFQKLSIILVPGLLAITLHEVAHGWVADRLGDPTARLLGRLTLNPFKHLDPVGTLLLFFIGFGWARPVPVNPGNLPNPRRNMLWVALGGPTANLGLALFSALLLRGLGRMPTNGTGMSALAMLLEPLTLMVAFSVYINLVLMIINLVPVPPLDGGRVLAGLLPERAAAAMARLEPFGFFVVIILFFFSPLAERVLWPSVGFLTALLTGPQLVLVQKVFAILFRS
- a CDS encoding segregation and condensation protein A, whose amino-acid sequence is MPYEIELEMFKGPLDLLLHLIKKHEMDIYDIPIAEITSQYLQALDAMRALNLDVAGEFLVMASTLVHIKSRMLLPLAPDPEPDEEDIDPRAELVSRLLEYQRYKDAAAVLDASPMLGRDVFGRACVVPSELQAGDAELQPVGVFELAEALQRLLQDVSPEPVHQVVRERLSVAERVAMVLEALKDCQSLAFETLLPGPLTREELVVTFLAVLELVKLRLVRIMQNCRCGAIWLFPGVVDGQRELPLQDESFGYC
- the scpB gene encoding SMC-Scp complex subunit ScpB, yielding MDTADLRAVLEALLFTAPGPVRIEQLALAIEVEPRMVAKALDELREEYRRARRGFVLAELADGYQLRSRPEHAEYIRRLQVSRPARISRAALETLAIIAYRQPATRADIEYLRGVDSGGVIKSLLDKRLVRIAGKKDMPGRPLLYGTSREFLEFFGLRSLEDLPSLKEFTELTAESETLLLDFEAESSEPQTEP
- a CDS encoding pseudouridine synthase; this translates as MMKQRLQKLIAVAGLASRRKAEEWIAAGRVTVNGTVAKIGEQADPDRDRILVDGRPLPRPEAPVCLLLYKPIGYVTSRRDPKGRPVVTDLLGKINARLYPVGRLDLNTEGLLLLTNDGDLAWRLSHPRHEVGKTYLVRMQGSLSDESRRKLEAGVLLEDGPTAPAQVSNVRKAGSHTWLELTIHEGRNRQVRRMCEAVGCPVSRLKRIRYAFLDLGTLRPGQCRQLSPAEVARLKAL
- a CDS encoding tetratricopeptide repeat protein, with translation MSKKDKLLQAAQKNIQKGQWLKAARDFQKVLETDPKDVRTRQRLAELLGRAGCRDESLEAYETVAKSYADNGFYLKAIAVYKQMQKIDPSLAKVYRRLGELNEKQGLIGNALGEYRQLAELFESSDKGEELIEVLEKMKELDPENSALRLRICQACFQYGSQDKARGELQEALALLDKLGNAAAALRFKDLVRSCLPDDMPLAIEMGQVLLTCGQPEETLALLDRNTEGHPQHKAVLALRARAYRALEDYAAERQIYEGLLTEEEANLDYREGFVRACLATGDDRQALDRLEEWKAGFLEGERLATLKAFYEQLQGTCGEDDRVRQTLHDIYENTGEGSKLFDLLSGDQLQSEPSDADGAESDAPGEWFGSDLLDSGESHDFLADGAVVPESAQQNSSTDQAPGQDTWPTGDMTSLPADADDSLDLDLDGMADNVSGAASPDGEEETGIELAFDLELELDLPADDASEEDLPEASLVEELLPASGQEQDLQDGPERDGSEFDVVGAEDSGPIEAADADANLFDDSQVETASSGDDGELADFQRELGAVFEMDSFDLEDDDEPDLTSDLEEAEFYLQQDFLEDARQKCQALLETHPHCKEADEMLRQVEQRLAEKPSMPVAGSGSSQAGGTSSASRTVQENREHSRLQGNISAFRKGIEDAVAQDDCETHFDLGIAYKEMGLFDEAMEEFKKAMGHPRRFIDALTLTGVCLISKEEFEAAAELFKQGLHQEGLAESDRLNLYFELGQLYLAWGRPLDALDSFQQVADTDISYREVGDHICRLRDELGLDDGGGSGGASGGSGSSRVSYL